From a region of the Enterobacter cancerogenus genome:
- the chbG gene encoding chitin disaccharide deacetylase yields MENLLIVNADDFGLSKGQNYGIIEACRRGIVTSTTAMINGEAAGHAAQLSRDVPELGVGMHFVLTLGMPLSPMPGLTRDGALGKWIWEMAEQGTLPLDEITRELDCQFNRFVDVFGREPTHIDSHHHVHMIPAILPIVAEFARRKGVAMRVDRTELALHGLSSPSVSTTDGFSSAFYGDEIDEALFLKVLDESAARGEHSLEVMAHPAFVDNTIRKSAYCWPRLAELDILTSSSLKYAIAERGYRLGTFNDL; encoded by the coding sequence ATGGAAAACCTGCTGATTGTGAATGCCGATGATTTTGGCCTGTCGAAAGGGCAGAACTACGGCATCATTGAAGCCTGTCGTCGGGGCATCGTGACCTCGACCACCGCCATGATCAATGGTGAAGCGGCCGGGCACGCGGCGCAGCTCAGCCGGGACGTACCTGAGCTCGGTGTCGGTATGCACTTTGTGTTGACGCTGGGCATGCCGCTTTCCCCCATGCCGGGCCTGACGCGCGACGGCGCACTGGGCAAATGGATTTGGGAAATGGCCGAGCAGGGGACGTTGCCGCTCGACGAAATCACCCGCGAGCTGGACTGCCAGTTTAACCGCTTTGTTGACGTGTTTGGCCGTGAGCCGACGCATATCGACAGCCATCATCACGTGCATATGATCCCGGCGATTCTCCCGATTGTCGCGGAGTTTGCCCGGCGTAAAGGGGTGGCGATGCGCGTGGATCGCACTGAGCTGGCGCTTCACGGGCTGAGCAGTCCGTCTGTGTCCACGACCGACGGGTTCAGCAGCGCATTTTACGGTGATGAAATCGACGAAGCACTGTTCCTGAAGGTACTGGATGAGTCTGCCGCACGAGGCGAGCATTCGCTGGAGGTTATGGCGCACCCGGCTTTTGTTGATAATACGATACGCAAAAGTGCCTACTGCTGGCCGCGGCTGGCAGAGCTGGATATCCTGACCTCATCCTCGCTGAAGTATGCGATTGCCGAGCGCGGGTATCGTTTAGGGACGTTTAACGATCT
- a CDS encoding 6-phospho-beta-glucosidase, which produces MQQKLKVVTIGGGSSYTPELLEGFLKRYHELPVSELWLVDVEEGQEKLNIIFDLCQRMVEKAGVPLTVHKTLDRRLALKDADFVTTQLRVGQLKARELDERIPLSHGYLGQETNGAGGLFKGLRTIPVIFDIIKDVEEICPNAWVINFTNPAGMVTEAVYRHTGFKRFIGVCNIPIGMKMFIRDVLALSDSDELSIDLFGLNHMVFIKDVIVNGTSRFAELLDGVASGRLTAASVKNIFDLPFSEGLIRSLNLLPCSYLLYYFKQKEMLAIEMGEYYKGGARAQVVQKVEKQLFDLYKDPNLNVKPKELEQRGGAYYSDAACEVINAIYNDKQAEHYVNVPHHGHIDNIPADWAVEMTCILGRDGAKPHPRITHFDDKVMGLIHTIKGFEVAASHAALSGELNDVLLALNLSPLVHSDRDAEQLASEMILAHEKWLPNFAATVEKLKHR; this is translated from the coding sequence GCGGCAGCAGCTATACCCCGGAATTACTGGAAGGTTTCCTGAAACGTTATCATGAACTGCCGGTGAGCGAATTATGGCTGGTGGACGTTGAGGAAGGTCAGGAGAAGCTGAATATTATTTTCGACCTTTGCCAGCGCATGGTTGAAAAAGCGGGCGTTCCGCTCACCGTGCATAAAACCCTCGACCGCCGTCTGGCGCTGAAAGATGCTGATTTTGTGACGACCCAGCTGCGCGTAGGCCAGCTGAAAGCCCGCGAGCTCGACGAACGTATCCCGCTCAGCCACGGCTACCTCGGTCAGGAGACTAACGGCGCAGGCGGCCTGTTCAAAGGGTTGCGTACCATCCCCGTGATTTTCGACATTATCAAAGATGTGGAAGAGATCTGCCCGAATGCCTGGGTAATCAACTTTACTAACCCGGCGGGCATGGTCACCGAGGCGGTGTACCGCCATACTGGCTTCAAGCGTTTTATCGGTGTATGTAATATTCCGATTGGCATGAAGATGTTTATTCGCGACGTGCTTGCGTTGAGCGACAGCGACGAGCTGTCCATCGACCTGTTCGGCCTGAACCACATGGTATTCATCAAAGATGTGATCGTTAACGGCACATCACGCTTTGCCGAGCTGCTCGACGGCGTGGCCTCCGGCCGTCTGACTGCCGCATCGGTGAAAAATATCTTTGACCTGCCGTTCAGCGAAGGACTTATTCGCTCGCTTAATCTGCTGCCGTGCTCCTATCTGCTTTACTACTTCAAGCAGAAAGAGATGCTGGCGATTGAGATGGGTGAATACTACAAGGGCGGCGCGCGTGCACAGGTTGTGCAGAAAGTTGAAAAGCAGCTGTTTGATTTGTATAAAGATCCGAACCTGAACGTTAAGCCAAAAGAGCTTGAGCAGCGCGGCGGGGCGTACTATTCGGACGCGGCGTGTGAAGTGATTAACGCCATCTATAACGACAAGCAGGCGGAACACTATGTGAACGTGCCGCATCACGGACACATCGATAACATTCCGGCAGACTGGGCCGTTGAGATGACCTGTATCCTGGGCCGCGACGGCGCAAAACCGCACCCACGCATCACCCATTTTGATGACAAAGTGATGGGCCTGATCCATACCATCAAAGGGTTTGAAGTGGCGGCGAGCCACGCTGCGTTAAGCGGCGAGCTGAACGATGTGCTCCTGGCGCTGAACCTTAGCCCACTGGTGCATTCCGACCGCGACGCGGAACAGCTGGCGAGTGAGATGATCCTGGCGCATGAGAAATGGCTGCCAAACTTTGCTGCTACGGTTGAGAAGCTGAAACACCGTTAA